The following are from one region of the Osmerus mordax isolate fOsmMor3 chromosome 1, fOsmMor3.pri, whole genome shotgun sequence genome:
- the lamb3 gene encoding laminin subunit beta-3: MKIWIALHLAALAAVAYAQTDCSRGACYPPTGDLLLGRGQLLHASSTCGLTGSEVFCSPFQLWKMKCCPCDSRNSLGSLAHTVQNVLSTAGPKRWWQSKKDANPVTLQLDLKNLFQLETLVLTFKGPRPSALVVERTLDNGQTWQPALYMASNCRSAFPDVTTTAPRTLDQTYCYSMSPVSPNPYQDQMIQFSPLRQFSAVRVPNWQKIEEVSGLTGLRVRLTELGPVPRLQGRAASQFYALSEMKVIGSCMCHGHANRCLPDTSSNQPPSMQVSAQCECHHNTAGLNCERCADLYNDLPWRPAEEGNTHTCKRCECNNHAQRCHFDRAVYELSGRRSGGVCEGCMHQTTGPKCDRCAPGYQPNPRSSMDRPDACIRCHCSTEGAENGGQCDDTRGSCRCKANVEGPHCDRCRMGYYGLTASNPLGCTKCSCSIDGSRSTVCDLLTGQCPCRPNYQGLTCTLCSQGYWSTSLSGGCEPCRCSLTNSHGNTCNAVTGQCECRSGFGGRTCTECPDNSYGDPLRGCKPCECAVGATVHGGCDKRTGVCHCRLGITGVRCDACSRGHCSSFPTCDVCPSCFFSMDAQLQNLTLGLMKFSHNLPSLTEVTGSYNVGPRIQTLETQLMQICDSLPLPPTSVSQVNQALFQLSKLRDKMIQVDGNLLPQDRVSNLGSQLDDLQALLNSLGLEYNITKDAVRNAVSSNHAGAIAAIKKAYDESMDAGKSIGASSKTVEQSTGVRGDALDLQNQFQLANIRDLEKLKDKLATKPNLTPAAKQVCGGDRSAPCTPLQCVGQLCPAEGAPPCGRGETCVGALPLGTRAVSDAEEVKKRLQQLSRKITQTEAKIQETQDMANKVRKSTDELTNQMRKARDDLEGDLRETRDFVKELKDFLSDPTSNLTHIQEVSEWILNAKLPFSLADLKKKLQKLKDLAAGLPDSTSLLDQTMPQLATARRLLKEAQDSRDAALGVKDEADRLLDGFRSVEGSLSGLEDKLQGSTDLLENLQNNLVEAQAQMDPAVKALGEVTALNNGMKPQLEGLKALLNSGGQLAQNATGEAGKAKREADAAAEDLVTLEKQLKKLQAAAKANGDGDAVGSAGNRLQMLQKEGGSLAQDTGDMMKALAGKADSLRDLQNQVLQKSERLSGLDAKLQEILADLREKVTILSTCQG; the protein is encoded by the exons tgGAAAATGAAGTGCTGTCCATGTGACTCTCGCAACTCTTTGGGTAGTCTGGCCCACACTGTGCAGAACGTTCTGTCCACTGCAGGACCCAAACGCTGGTGGCAATCTAAGAAAG ATGCAAACCCAGTAACGCTTCAGTTGGACCTTAAGAACCTTTTTCAGCTGGAGACCTTGGTTCTGACCTTCAAG GGTCCTCGTCCCAGCGCTCTTGTTGTGGAACGGACTTTAGATAACGGACAAACATGGCAACCGGCCCTCTACATGGCCAGCAACTGCCGTTCAGCATTTCCTGATGTCACCACTACAGCACCTCGCACATTGGACCAGACCTATTGCTACTCTATGTCTCCAGTGTCACCAAACCCCTACCAGGACCAGATG ATCCAGTTCAGTCCTTTGCGTCAGTTTTCTGCTGTTAGAGTTCCCAATTGGCAGAAGATCGAAG AGGTGTCTGGATTGACAGGACTAAGGGTTAGGTTGACAGAACTGGGGCCTGTGCCCCGTCTCCAAGGCCGAGCCGCAAGTCAGTTCTACGCCCTCAGTGAGATGAAGGTTATTGGCAGCTGCATGTGCCATGGCCATGCAAACCGCTGCCTACCAGATACCTCTTCCAACCAGCCACCcagtatgcag gtcaGTGCTCAGTGTGAGTGCCACCACAACACAGCAGGGTTGAACTGTGAGCGCTGTGCAGACCTCTACAACGACTTGCCTTGGAGACCAGCCGAAGAAGGAAACACCCACACCTGCAAAC GATGCGAATGTAACAACCATGCCCAACGCTGTCATTTTGACCGTGCTGTGTACGAGCTGAGTGGACGGAggagtggtggtgtgtgtgagggctgtatGCACCAAACCACTGGACCAAAGTGTGACCGCTGTGCTCCAGGATACCAACCCAACCCCAGGAGCAGCATGGACCGCCCGGATGCCTGCATAC GGTGTCATTGCAGTacagagggggcggagaatggCGGTCAGTGTGATGATACCAGAGGGTCTTGTCGTTGCAAGGCCAACGTGGAGGGACCACACTGTGACCGCTGTAGGATGGGCTACTATGGTCTGACAGCATCAAACCCACTGGGCTGCACTA AATGCTCTTGCTCTATTGATGGCTCTCGGTCCACTGTGTGCGACCTCCTGACTGGGCAGTGTCCTTGCAGACCCAACTACCAAGGCTTGACCTGCACCTTGTGTTCCCAGGGTTACTGGAGCACCTCCTTATCTGGCGGCTGTGAGCCCTGTCGCTGTAGCCTCACAAACTCTCACGGCAACACTTGTAACGCA GTAACTGGTCAGTGTGAGTGCAGATCAGGGTTCGGAGGAAGAACCTGTACAGAATGCCCCGACAACTCTTATGGAGACCCTCTCAGAGGCTGCAAAC caTGTGAATGTGCTGTTGGTGCAACGGTACATGGAGGGTGTGACAAGCGTACAGGGGTCTGTCACTGTCGCCTGGGCATCACAGGTGTCCGCTGCGATGCCTGCAGCCGTGGTCACTGCAGTAGTTTCCCCACTTGTGATGTCTGCCCATCTTGCTTCTTCTCCATGGACGCCCAGCTCCAGAACCTCACCCTGGGACTGATGAAGTTCTCCCACAACTTACCCTCTCTCACCGAAGTTACAGGCTCTTACAATGTGGGCCCACGTATTCAAACCCTGGAGACCCAGCTTATGCAGATATGtgactccctgcctctcccgccTACTTCTGTCAGCCAGGTCAACCAAGCTCTTTTCCAGCTGAGCAAACTCAG AGACAAGATGATACAGGTGGATGGGAACTTGTTACCCCAGGATCGAGTGTCCAATCTGGGCTCGCAGCTAGATGATCTCCAGGCACTCCTGAACAGTCTCGGCCTGGAGTACAACATCACGAAAGACGCAGTCAGAAACGCAGTTAGCTCCAACCACGCAG GTGCTATTGCTGCCATAAAGAAGGCCTATGATGAATCAATGGATGCGGGAAAAAGTATTGGCGCCAGCAGTAAGACAGTCGAGCAGTCAACAGGGGTCAGAGGGGATGCTCTTGACCTTCAGAACCAGTTTCAACTGGCAAATATTAGAGACCTGGAAAAACTGAAAGACAAGTTGGCCACAAAGCCTAACCTCACTCCTGCAGCTAAACAG GTCTGTGGCGGTGACCGCTCGGCCCCCTGCACCCCTCTACAGTGCGTGGGGCAGCTGTGCCCTGCTGAAGGAGCACCCCCATGTGGCCGTGGGGAGACTTGTGTGGGAGCTCTGCCACTGGGGACCAGAGCTGTGAGTGATGCAGAGGAGGTAAAGAAGAGGTTGCAGCAACTCAGCAGGAAGatcacacagacagaggcaAAG ATCCAGGAAACACAAGATATGGCCAATAAGGTGAGGAAGTCAACAGACGAGCTGACGAATCAGATGAGGAAGGCTCGGGACGACCTGGAAGGAGATCTCAGGGAAACACGTGACTTTGTGAAAGAGCTGAAGGACTTCCTGTCAG ACCCGACCTCCAACCTGACCCACATTCAGGAGGTGAGTGAGTGGATCTTGAACGCCAAGCTGCCCTTCAGCCTTGCCGATCTGAAGAAGAAGCTTCAGAAGTTGAAGGACCTGGCTGCAGGGCTACCAGACAGCACTTCCTTACTGGACCAGACCATGCCACAGCTAGCCACAGCCAGACGGTTGCTAAAGGAGGCCCAGGATTCCAG GGATGCAGCACTGGGGGTGAAGGATGAGGCTGACAGGTTGTTGGACGGCTTCCGTTCAGTGgaaggctctctctctggcctggaGGACAAACTGCAAGGCAGCACGGACCTTTTAGAAAACCTACAGAACAACCTTGTTGag gctcAGGCTCAAATGGACCCAGCGGTTAAGGCCCTGGGAGAGGTGACTGCCCTGAACAATGGCATGAAGCCTCAACTAGAGGGGCTCAAGGCCCTGCTGAACTCTGGAGGCCAATTGGCCCAGAATGCAacaggagaggctgggaaaGCCAAGAGAGAAGCAGATGCTGCAGCTGAG gatctgGTGACCCTGGAGAAGCAACTCAAAAAGCTGCAGGCTGCAGCAAAGGCCAACGGGGATGGTGATGCGGTGGGGTCAGCAGGCAATCGTCTCCAGATGTTGCAGAAAGAGGGTGGGTCCTTGGCCCAGGACACAGGAGACATGATGAAGGCTCTTGCAG GCAAAGCCGACTCCCTGCGTGATCTGCAGAACCAGGTCCTCCAGAAGTCGGAGAGGCTGAGTGGCCTGGATGCCAAGCTGCAGGAAATATTGGCTGACCTCCGTGAGAAGGTTACCATCCTGTCCACTTGCCAGGGATGA
- the camk1ga gene encoding calcium/calmodulin-dependent protein kinase IGa — MGRKEITCSWKKSANNIKDVFDFKGTLGSGAFSEVYMVREKTTGNLYALKCLKKKHLAHSNLENEISVLRRIKHENVVGLEDFYETRTHYYLVMQLVSGGELFDRILDRGVYTEKDASQVISQVLKAVSYLHENSIVHRDLKPENLLYYNQDENAKIMISDFGLSKMADHGIMSTACGTPGYVAPEVLAQKPYSKAVDCWSIGVITYILLCGYPPFFEDNETRLFSKIMRADYAFHAPFWDDISESAKDFIRNMMEKNPTKRYTTEQALRHPWIIGKTASSQDIYSSVSEQIQRNFVKSKWRQAFNATTAVNHMMKLQLSHAAPSAAPPTVPNIAVVNAFQNPLCGLSNLTDLDSNGNLPIPTDHSTPTANPEQCRGPPLRASHSEPMHCPSVTENGRGAHAYHSESGFAAVSSCEAIDRGTNRKGQNLQTGVCSIM; from the exons ATGGGGCGTAAAGAAATCACCTGCAGTTGGAAGAAAAGTGCAAACAACATCAAAGACGTGTTTGACTTCAAAGGAACCCTAGGATC gggggcATTTTCAGAGGTCTACATGGTGAGAGAGAAGACGACAGGGAACCTTTATGCTCTGAAGTGTCTGAAGAAAAAACACCTCGCCCACAGTAACCTGGAGAACGAGATCTCTGTACTAAGGAG GATAAAGCATGAAAATGTTGTGGGACTGGAGGACTTTTATGAGACCCGGACTCACTACTACCTTGTCATGCAGCT GGTGTCAGGGGGAGAGCTGTTTGACCGCATCCTAGATCGGGGGGTGTACACAGAGAAGGACGCCAGCCAAGTGATCAGTCAAGTATTGAAGGCAGTCAGTTACCTCCATGAGAACAGCATCGTACACAGGGACCTCAAG cCAGAGAACCTGCTGTACTACAACCAGGATGAGAACGCAAAGATCATGATCAGTGACTTTGGACTTTCTAAGATGGCCGACCACGGAATCATGTCCACAGCCTGTGGAACGCCAGGATATGTTG CTCCTGAAGTTCTAGCCCAGAAACCTTACAGCAAAGCTGTGGACTGCTGGTCCATCGGAGTCATCACATACATCCT ATTGTGCGGCTACCCTCCATTCTTCGAGGACAATGAGACGCGTCTCTTCTCCAAGATCATGAGAGCAGACTACGCCTTCCACGCCCCCTTCTGGGATGACATCTCAGAGTCCG CAAAAGACTTCATAAGGAACATGATGGAGAAAAACCCTACTAAGCGCTACACCACAGAACAGGCTCTCAGACACCCCTG GATTATTGGGAAGACGGCGAGTAGCCAGGACATCTACAGCTCAGTCAGTGAGCAGATCCAGAGGAACTTTGTCAAGTCCAAATGGAGG CAAGCCTTCAACGCCACAACAGCAGTCAACCATATGATGAAACTGCAGCTCTCTCATGCCGCTCCCTCAGCAGCTCCCCCAACTGTACCCAACATTGCTGTAGTCAACGCCTTCCAGAATCCCCTGTGTGGTCTCAGCAACCTAACAGACCTGGACAGCAACGGAAACCTTCCCATCCCGACAGACCACTCAACTCCAACTGCCAATCCCGAGCAGTGTAGGGGCCCGCCCCTGAGAGCCAGTCACAGCGAGCCCATGCACTGCCCCTCTGTCACAGAGAATGGAAGGGGTGCCCACGCCTACCACTCAGAGAGTGGATTTGCAGCAGTTAGCAG CTGTGAGGCCATAGACAGAGGGACCAATAGAAAAGGCCAGAACCTACAGACCGGGGTGTGTTCCATCATGTGA